Proteins found in one Nostoc sp. NIES-3756 genomic segment:
- a CDS encoding NADAR family protein, producing MTIYFYKVWQPYGCFSNFSPHSIEIQGTYWLTVEHYYQAQKFVGSVDAVIIPMIRACETPEEAAALGRCSSRKLRPDWDLAKTTVMREAVLKKFLTHADIRETLLSTGNEVLVENSHCDYFWGCGADKTGQNHLGKILMSVREEIRKLQLKTVFSGELLENRG from the coding sequence ATGACCATTTACTTTTATAAGGTTTGGCAGCCTTATGGCTGTTTTTCTAACTTTTCCCCCCATAGCATTGAAATTCAGGGAACTTACTGGTTAACAGTAGAACATTATTATCAAGCGCAAAAATTTGTGGGTAGTGTAGATGCTGTGATTATACCCATGATCCGGGCTTGCGAAACTCCAGAAGAAGCGGCAGCTTTGGGACGATGTAGCAGCCGGAAACTTCGCCCAGATTGGGATTTAGCTAAAACTACAGTCATGCGGGAAGCTGTACTCAAAAAGTTTCTCACTCACGCTGATATTAGAGAAACTCTTTTAAGTACGGGTAATGAAGTTTTGGTAGAAAATTCACACTGTGACTATTTTTGGGGCTGTGGTGCGGATAAAACTGGACAAAATCATCTAGGTAAAATTCTCATGAGTGTACGTGAAGAAATCCGCAAACTACAGTTGAAAACCGTATTTTCTGGTGAGCTTCTAGAGAATAGAGGTTAG
- a CDS encoding DUF2243 domain-containing protein has product MEANSGLFNKRLPLISAGIFLGLGLGGFVDGILLHQILQWHHMLSNVRPLTTDSNLDLNMVWDGLFHALDWVLTVTGVVLLWRAGGREDVIWSSQTFVGSLLIGAGLFNVVEGIIDHQILGIHHVKPGPNQLAWDLGFLILGALLVFIGWVMLQKGNGEVSH; this is encoded by the coding sequence ATGGAAGCAAATAGTGGATTATTCAACAAGCGTCTACCACTAATTTCTGCGGGAATTTTTCTAGGTTTAGGATTAGGAGGGTTTGTAGATGGCATTTTATTGCATCAAATCCTCCAGTGGCATCATATGTTAAGTAATGTTCGACCCTTGACCACAGATTCTAATTTAGATTTAAACATGGTATGGGATGGTTTATTTCATGCTTTAGATTGGGTTTTGACTGTAACCGGAGTAGTATTACTGTGGCGGGCTGGAGGAAGGGAAGATGTGATATGGTCTTCACAAACTTTTGTTGGTTCTCTACTGATAGGTGCTGGGTTATTTAATGTAGTTGAAGGAATTATTGACCATCAAATTCTCGGTATTCACCACGTAAAACCAGGGCCGAATCAATTAGCCTGGGATTTAGGATTTTTAATTTTGGGAGCGTTGCTTGTGTTTATTGGGTGGGTGATGTTACAAAAGGGCAATGGTGAAGTTAGTCATTAG
- a CDS encoding phytanoyl-CoA dioxygenase family protein: MTKTSTKTYLTSINLEKSCLVNVNVDEVVKNLQSDGLHLGINLPPYIVEEIVKFAKSNACYGNRKSEFGFYYDQKEKAQIKSGQQFTIADYFNTEIQCSAIKKLQSDPKLLAIAAKYLNTSPAHQGNRMWWSFPVNSSYLEQIKAAQCFHYDLDDYKFLKFFFYLTDVDNQSGPHICVRGSHKQKKSDHVWLRKRETDKDIIDYYGQESLINICGQAGFGFAEDPLCFHKGIPPTHKDRLILQIEFATTDYHMQHDIKPMSQLRLI; this comes from the coding sequence TTGACAAAAACTTCAACTAAAACATATTTAACATCAATCAATCTCGAAAAATCATGTTTAGTAAATGTAAATGTAGACGAAGTTGTCAAAAATCTTCAGAGTGATGGGTTGCATTTAGGAATTAATTTACCACCATATATTGTTGAAGAAATAGTTAAATTTGCCAAATCTAATGCTTGTTATGGCAATCGCAAATCAGAATTTGGTTTTTATTACGACCAGAAAGAAAAAGCACAAATAAAATCTGGACAACAATTTACAATAGCTGATTATTTCAACACAGAAATTCAATGTTCAGCTATTAAGAAATTGCAAAGTGATCCAAAATTGTTGGCGATCGCCGCTAAATACTTAAACACTTCACCAGCCCATCAAGGCAATCGCATGTGGTGGAGTTTTCCTGTAAACTCATCTTATCTAGAACAAATCAAAGCGGCTCAATGCTTTCATTATGATTTAGATGATTATAAGTTTTTGAAATTTTTCTTTTATTTAACAGATGTAGATAACCAAAGTGGGCCTCATATTTGTGTGCGGGGAAGCCACAAGCAAAAAAAATCAGATCATGTTTGGTTACGTAAAAGAGAAACAGATAAAGACATCATTGATTACTATGGTCAAGAATCTTTGATAAATATATGTGGTCAAGCAGGCTTTGGATTTGCCGAAGACCCCCTATGCTTCCATAAAGGTATTCCTCCCACTCACAAAGACCGCCTCATACTGCAAATAGAATTTGCCACCACCGACTATCATATGCAACATGATATTAAACCAATGTCTCAATTGAGACTTATTTAG
- a CDS encoding GAF domain-containing sensor histidine kinase — protein sequence MKFADNPGSVPTPLEQDSILHRMINRIRRSLELQDILTATVSEIRAFLATDRVMIYRFDTDSSGEVVAESIYEQHLPSLLGLHFPADDIPQEARELFVTTGQRSIVDVASGRIGLSPFAPLNSESSQAENIAYRPVDSCHLEYLQAMGVQSSLVVPILLCDLKAPSQPPQLWGLLVSHHSQSRTILKRELKLVQQVSDQVAIAIAQSNLLNETRAQQRREAIINQINSLLHKQSVIQLHTALEVAIAALGGTGGRLYIHIEQTKELYTWGEQPSSYDELGSMLEQHPVWQNWMSEYKPGDVSAITDIYKESRLRVLTPVFKLTHIRGMLVMPLYYRQALIGVITIFRPELDTEILWAGRCEQSKRQRLPQLSFDLWREQKKGQAPQWSPAEISLAQVIASDFSVAIHQKHTTQKLQAFNLDLEHQVQEQTAEIEKTFLLTKVIKQVTEQIRSTLDLKTILQTIVKEVRFLLNSDRAIIYQITDNDGEVVVEEVHGNWASVLGIKMPLGCFPDEYTHLFFRGRVRAINNVSTETISPCHREFLESLQVQANLIVPIKMANQLWGLVIAHQCSSPRDWQDVEIDLLQQLADQAAIAIQQAQLYAQSCLAEVEAKAKATQLEQALYQLQETQTQLIQNEKMSSLGQLVAGVAHEINNPVNFIHGNLCHASEYTQQLLELLKLYQNYYPQPADEISKTIEDIDLDFLLEDLPKIITSMQLGADRIRSIVLSLRNFSRLDEAECKPVDIHEGINNTLLILQHRLKPSSNFPGIEIIKDYGNLPLIECYAGQMNQVFMNIISNAIDALEESSLSSEISEANSTKIDQDKSLFAVKEKQIIQHPQIYISTKLSIDEFRLLIRIADNGPGMTEETKKRIFDPFYTTKSVGKGTGLGLAISYQIIVEKHSGILECISELGKGTEFWIEIPIKLANRVS from the coding sequence ATGAAATTTGCGGATAACCCAGGTAGTGTTCCAACACCATTGGAGCAGGATAGTATATTGCATCGGATGATTAATCGAATTAGGCGATCGCTCGAATTGCAAGATATATTAACAGCTACAGTGTCCGAGATTCGCGCCTTTTTGGCAACAGACCGAGTAATGATCTATCGCTTCGATACAGATAGTAGCGGCGAAGTAGTTGCGGAATCTATTTACGAACAGCATTTACCTTCTTTACTGGGGCTACACTTTCCTGCCGATGATATCCCCCAAGAAGCTAGAGAACTTTTTGTCACAACAGGGCAACGTTCGATAGTAGATGTGGCTAGTGGACGTATTGGCTTATCTCCCTTTGCGCCGTTAAATTCTGAATCTTCCCAGGCTGAGAATATAGCGTATCGTCCGGTTGATTCCTGCCACCTGGAATATCTACAAGCGATGGGCGTGCAATCTTCCTTGGTAGTGCCAATTTTATTGTGTGACTTAAAAGCACCCTCCCAACCGCCGCAATTGTGGGGATTGTTAGTCTCACATCACTCTCAATCACGCACAATCTTAAAACGAGAACTGAAATTAGTACAGCAAGTAAGCGATCAGGTAGCAATAGCGATCGCTCAAAGTAATCTATTAAATGAAACTCGCGCCCAGCAAAGGCGAGAGGCAATTATTAATCAAATTAATAGTCTTTTACATAAACAATCAGTTATTCAATTACACACAGCTTTAGAAGTAGCCATCGCCGCATTGGGCGGTACTGGTGGCAGACTTTATATTCATATTGAGCAAACTAAAGAACTATATACTTGGGGCGAGCAACCAAGCTCATATGATGAGTTAGGTAGTATGCTCGAGCAGCATCCAGTGTGGCAAAACTGGATGAGTGAGTATAAACCAGGTGATGTTTCCGCAATTACCGATATTTATAAAGAGAGTAGATTGCGGGTTTTAACCCCTGTATTTAAACTTACTCACATTCGCGGCATGTTGGTTATGCCCTTATATTATCGCCAAGCCCTCATCGGGGTAATCACCATTTTTCGTCCCGAACTTGATACAGAAATTTTGTGGGCTGGTAGATGTGAACAAAGTAAACGCCAACGCCTACCCCAGCTTTCCTTTGACTTATGGCGCGAACAAAAAAAAGGGCAAGCACCACAATGGAGTCCCGCAGAAATTTCTCTAGCGCAAGTTATAGCATCTGACTTTTCTGTTGCCATTCATCAAAAACATACAACCCAAAAACTACAAGCTTTTAATCTTGATTTAGAACATCAAGTCCAAGAACAAACGGCTGAAATAGAAAAAACATTTCTTTTAACGAAAGTAATTAAGCAAGTTACTGAGCAAATCCGCAGCACTTTAGATTTAAAAACTATCCTGCAAACTATTGTTAAAGAAGTCCGTTTTTTGCTTAATTCTGATAGAGCAATAATTTACCAAATTACAGATAACGATGGTGAAGTCGTTGTTGAAGAAGTACATGGCAATTGGGCTTCAGTTTTAGGCATAAAGATGCCATTAGGTTGCTTCCCTGACGAGTATACCCATCTTTTTTTTCGGGGTAGAGTGAGGGCAATTAATAACGTCTCAACCGAGACTATAAGTCCTTGCCATCGTGAGTTTTTAGAGAGTTTGCAAGTGCAAGCCAACTTGATAGTACCAATTAAGATGGCAAATCAACTCTGGGGGCTAGTAATTGCCCATCAATGTTCATCCCCCAGAGATTGGCAGGATGTAGAAATTGATTTATTACAACAACTAGCAGATCAAGCTGCGATCGCTATTCAACAAGCACAACTATATGCACAAAGTTGTCTAGCCGAAGTTGAGGCTAAAGCCAAAGCTACACAGTTAGAACAAGCTTTGTATCAACTACAAGAAACTCAGACACAATTAATTCAAAACGAAAAAATGTCCAGTTTAGGACAGTTAGTAGCAGGAGTTGCCCACGAAATTAACAACCCTGTCAACTTTATCCACGGCAATCTTTGCCACGCCAGTGAATATACCCAACAACTACTAGAACTTTTAAAACTTTATCAAAACTATTATCCACAACCTGCCGATGAAATTTCCAAAACCATAGAAGATATTGATTTAGATTTCCTGCTAGAAGACTTGCCAAAAATTATCACTTCTATGCAGCTTGGTGCTGATCGCATTCGTTCCATTGTGCTTTCTTTAAGGAATTTCTCTCGTCTAGATGAGGCTGAATGTAAGCCAGTTGACATTCATGAAGGCATTAACAACACCCTATTAATTTTGCAACATCGTCTAAAGCCAAGTTCCAACTTTCCCGGGATTGAAATCATTAAAGATTACGGTAATTTACCATTAATAGAATGCTATGCCGGACAGATGAATCAGGTATTCATGAATATTATTAGTAATGCTATTGATGCGTTAGAAGAGTCGAGTCTTAGTAGTGAAATATCAGAGGCGAATAGCACAAAAATTGACCAAGACAAAAGTTTGTTTGCTGTAAAAGAGAAACAGATAATTCAACACCCTCAAATTTATATCTCGACTAAACTCTCAATAGATGAATTTCGTCTACTAATTCGCATTGCTGACAACGGACCAGGCATGACAGAAGAAACAAAAAAGCGCATTTTTGACCCATTTTACACTACAAAATCAGTGGGTAAAGGTACAGGACTAGGTTTAGCTATTAGCTATCAAATTATTGTAGAAAAACATAGTGGAATTTTGGAATGTATATCTGAATTAGGTAAGGGTACAGAGTTCTGGATTGAAATCCCTATTAAATTGGCAAATAGAGTGAGTTGA
- a CDS encoding ABC transporter ATP-binding protein, whose protein sequence is MAKVRLENIKRRFNNVTAIEDISFEIPDGEFWVLVGPSGCGKSTILRTIAGLETATSGNLFIGDRLVNHIPARERDVAMVFQNYALYPHMNVAENIAFGLKMRKIDPKIVQERVVNVARSLSLDHLLDRKPKQLSGGQQQRVALGRAIARKPQVFLLDEPLSNLDAQLRDDTRAELKLLHQNLGITTIYVTHDQVEAMTLADKIVVLSGGRIQQIGEPQAIYARPANHMVATFLGNPPMNILPAIYKGDSFDVNGQLLALPTSVRENLQLRPGQSVDLGIRPEHISINSDATSTHNTGLLVAVKVVEPLGRETLVRVDLPDSTVVLNVQLGGDVRLHPGDRLSLQLDLNQLFVFDPKTGQRISAYK, encoded by the coding sequence ATGGCAAAAGTTCGTTTAGAAAATATTAAGCGTAGGTTTAACAATGTTACCGCCATCGAGGATATCTCCTTTGAAATCCCTGATGGTGAGTTTTGGGTTTTGGTGGGGCCTTCTGGTTGTGGGAAGTCTACAATTCTACGGACGATCGCTGGTTTAGAAACGGCTACTTCGGGTAATCTGTTTATCGGCGATCGCTTGGTGAATCACATCCCAGCAAGAGAGCGAGATGTGGCGATGGTTTTCCAAAATTACGCGCTTTATCCTCACATGAATGTGGCGGAAAATATCGCTTTTGGGTTGAAGATGCGAAAAATTGACCCGAAGATTGTCCAAGAACGGGTAGTGAATGTGGCGCGATCGCTTTCTTTGGATCATCTGTTAGACCGCAAACCCAAACAATTGTCGGGTGGTCAGCAACAACGGGTAGCATTAGGGAGGGCGATCGCTCGGAAACCACAAGTATTTTTATTAGACGAACCTTTGTCAAATTTGGATGCACAATTGCGCGATGATACTAGGGCAGAGTTAAAGCTGTTACATCAAAACTTAGGAATTACAACTATTTACGTTACCCACGATCAAGTCGAAGCGATGACTTTGGCTGATAAGATTGTGGTCTTAAGTGGCGGACGCATTCAACAAATTGGCGAACCTCAAGCAATTTATGCTCGTCCGGCTAATCACATGGTGGCGACTTTTTTAGGTAATCCACCGATGAATATTCTACCTGCAATCTATAAAGGTGATAGTTTTGATGTCAATGGACAGTTACTAGCACTTCCTACATCTGTGCGGGAGAATTTACAACTGCGTCCAGGACAAAGTGTTGATTTGGGTATTCGTCCAGAACACATCTCAATTAATTCTGACGCGACTAGTACACACAACACAGGACTTTTAGTCGCAGTTAAGGTGGTTGAACCTTTGGGTAGGGAAACCTTAGTTCGTGTAGACTTACCGGACTCGACAGTAGTTTTAAATGTGCAATTGGGTGGAGATGTTCGACTACATCCAGGCGATCGCCTTTCTCTACAACTTGATTTAAACCAGTTGTTTGTTTTTGATCCCAAGACTGGACAGAGGATATCAGCCTATAAATAA
- the nagZ gene encoding beta-N-acetylhexosaminidase, translating into MPTLQKLERFGYHLIMGISGTTLSDEDKHALSELKPIGVIFFAKNFLDGLPYEAWLETFGQLHSQIQEYAERDSMFFTLDHEGGRVVRTPLPITKFPHALLLRSHAREVAKATATELKSLGINLSWAPVADIYSNPQNPIIGSRAFGDTPETAAFGVREYYLGLTEAGIVGCAKHFPGHGDTSKDSHIELPILNLTPEDLQNRELIPFKTLIEENIPLIMTAHILFPKIDPDLPATLSRPILKTILREELGFEGVVVSDDLDMKAVSDMFTQTGTVARAFYAGCDLFIVSRNIHSSSIERTYKIAEDLVDSLSNGTLAESVVEAAKERVEKLLSVTPQYSVQALNKDTLVQHAQLAIACCFENS; encoded by the coding sequence ATGCCAACATTACAGAAGCTAGAACGCTTTGGATATCACTTAATTATGGGTATTTCTGGGACTACTTTAAGTGATGAGGATAAGCACGCTCTTAGTGAATTAAAACCTATAGGGGTAATATTTTTTGCAAAAAACTTTCTCGATGGCTTACCTTATGAGGCTTGGCTGGAAACTTTTGGGCAATTACATAGCCAAATACAAGAATACGCAGAACGTGATTCTATGTTTTTTACTTTAGACCATGAGGGAGGCCGGGTTGTCCGCACACCTTTACCAATTACTAAATTTCCTCATGCGTTATTGTTGCGATCGCACGCTCGTGAAGTAGCCAAAGCCACGGCAACTGAATTAAAATCTTTAGGTATCAATTTATCTTGGGCCCCTGTAGCTGATATTTATTCCAACCCCCAAAATCCTATTATTGGTTCTCGCGCTTTTGGTGATACCCCTGAGACTGCGGCTTTTGGTGTGCGCGAATACTATTTAGGACTAACAGAAGCGGGAATTGTGGGATGTGCTAAACACTTCCCCGGACATGGTGACACTAGTAAAGACTCTCACATTGAATTACCAATCCTCAATCTTACTCCAGAAGATTTACAAAATCGAGAACTAATACCCTTCAAAACTTTGATTGAGGAAAATATCCCCTTAATCATGACAGCTCATATATTGTTTCCCAAAATCGACCCTGATTTACCAGCTACCCTCTCTCGCCCCATCCTCAAAACCATCCTCCGGGAAGAACTTGGTTTTGAGGGGGTAGTTGTGTCTGATGATTTAGATATGAAAGCTGTTTCAGATATGTTTACCCAAACGGGTACAGTAGCCAGAGCTTTTTACGCTGGTTGTGATTTATTTATTGTCTCGCGTAACATTCACTCATCATCGATTGAACGTACATATAAAATTGCCGAAGATTTAGTTGATTCACTAAGTAATGGTACTTTGGCGGAGTCAGTGGTCGAAGCGGCCAAAGAGAGAGTTGAAAAGCTGTTGTCTGTAACTCCCCAATATTCTGTACAGGCTTTAAATAAAGATACTTTAGTACAACATGCTCAGTTAGCGATCGCTTGTTGTTTTGAAAATAGTTAA
- a CDS encoding NADP-dependent isocitrate dehydrogenase, whose translation MYDKITPPTSGEKITFKNGEPIVPDNPIIPFIRGDGTGIDIWPATQKVLDAAVAKAYQGKRQISWFKVYAGDEACDLYGTYQYLPEDTLTAIREYGVAIKGPLTTPVGGGIRSLNVALRQIFDLYACVRPCRYYAGTPSPHKNPEKLDVIVYRENTEDIYLGIEWKQGSEIGDRLISILNKELIPATPEHGKKQIPLDAGIGIKPISKTGSQRLVRRAIKHALTLPKHKQQVTLVHKGNIMKYTEGAFRDWGYELATTEFRQETVTERESWILSNKEKNPNISLEENARQIDPGFDALTQEKKAQIVKEVETVLNSIWETHGNGKWKEKVLVNDRIADSIFQQIQTRPDEYSILATMNLNGDYLSDAAAAIVGGLGMGPGANIGDSSAVFEATHGTAPKHAGLDKINPGSVILSGVMMLEYLGWQEAADLVKKGLGDAIANGQVTYDLARLLEPPVEPLKCSEFADAIIKHFG comes from the coding sequence ATGTATGACAAGATTACCCCCCCTACAAGCGGAGAAAAAATCACCTTTAAGAATGGTGAGCCGATTGTACCTGATAATCCAATTATCCCCTTTATTCGGGGCGATGGAACAGGAATTGATATTTGGCCTGCTACGCAAAAAGTATTAGATGCGGCTGTAGCAAAAGCTTATCAAGGCAAGCGTCAAATTAGCTGGTTTAAGGTTTACGCTGGTGATGAAGCTTGTGATTTATACGGTACTTATCAGTATTTACCAGAGGACACTTTAACTGCTATTCGGGAATATGGTGTAGCAATTAAAGGGCCTTTGACTACTCCTGTAGGTGGTGGGATTCGGTCTTTGAATGTGGCGCTGAGACAGATTTTTGATTTGTACGCCTGTGTACGTCCTTGCCGTTATTATGCAGGTACACCTTCACCTCACAAAAACCCTGAAAAGCTAGATGTAATTGTTTATCGGGAAAACACTGAGGACATTTATTTAGGCATTGAGTGGAAGCAAGGTAGTGAAATAGGCGATCGCCTCATTTCCATCCTCAACAAAGAACTCATCCCCGCTACCCCAGAACATGGTAAAAAGCAAATCCCCCTCGATGCTGGTATAGGTATCAAACCCATCAGTAAAACTGGTTCTCAGCGCCTTGTCCGTCGTGCTATCAAACATGCTTTAACATTGCCCAAGCACAAGCAACAAGTAACTTTGGTGCATAAGGGTAACATCATGAAGTACACCGAAGGCGCTTTCCGTGATTGGGGTTATGAACTCGCCACTACTGAGTTTCGTCAAGAAACTGTCACCGAAAGGGAATCTTGGATTCTCAGCAACAAGGAGAAGAACCCAAATATTTCCTTAGAAGAAAACGCCCGTCAAATTGACCCTGGTTTTGATGCCCTTACCCAAGAGAAAAAAGCGCAAATTGTCAAGGAAGTGGAAACAGTTCTTAACTCAATTTGGGAAACCCACGGTAACGGTAAGTGGAAAGAAAAAGTTTTAGTCAATGACCGCATTGCTGACAGTATCTTTCAACAAATCCAAACCAGACCGGATGAGTATTCGATTCTGGCGACAATGAACTTAAACGGCGATTATCTATCTGATGCGGCTGCGGCTATTGTCGGTGGCTTAGGAATGGGGCCTGGGGCAAATATTGGTGATTCCAGCGCCGTGTTTGAAGCTACCCACGGTACAGCACCCAAACACGCCGGCTTAGACAAAATTAATCCTGGTTCGGTGATTTTGTCTGGTGTAATGATGCTGGAATACTTAGGTTGGCAAGAAGCCGCAGACCTAGTTAAGAAAGGTTTAGGAGATGCGATCGCTAACGGTCAAGTCACCTACGATTTAGCTAGATTACTAGAACCACCAGTAGAACCACTAAAATGTTCTGAATTTGCTGATGCAATCATCAAACATTTCGGTTAA
- a CDS encoding GUN4 domain-containing protein, with product MTDPMIVSGTANDIDSLRQRLIAGSIQVQQQIIPQLADLGNQGLDVLQEFLLKRRDNPATWIDGKAYQVLYKSDAPQAKDFLQNHFPEGIVTLKSSCGMNYLPLQQLLAKQDFQAADRLTIEKMCELAGPMAVKRKWLYFTEVESFPIDDLQTINQLWIVHSEGKFGFSVQRDIWLSLGKNWDNLWPKIGWKSGNNWTRYPNSFTWDLTAPRGHLPLSNQLRGVRVIASLFAHPAWSK from the coding sequence ATGACAGACCCAATGATTGTATCAGGCACTGCTAATGACATCGACTCCCTCCGGCAACGGTTAATCGCTGGGTCTATTCAAGTCCAACAACAGATAATCCCACAGTTAGCTGATTTGGGCAATCAAGGATTAGATGTTTTACAGGAATTTTTACTGAAACGTCGTGACAACCCAGCGACTTGGATTGATGGGAAAGCCTACCAAGTCCTTTACAAGTCTGATGCACCACAAGCCAAGGACTTTTTACAAAATCATTTTCCTGAGGGCATTGTAACTCTAAAATCAAGCTGCGGGATGAATTACCTTCCTTTGCAACAATTATTAGCCAAGCAAGACTTCCAAGCAGCCGATCGCCTGACAATCGAAAAGATGTGCGAACTAGCAGGGCCAATGGCTGTAAAAAGAAAATGGCTATATTTTACTGAGGTAGAGAGTTTTCCTATCGATGACCTACAAACCATCAACCAACTTTGGATTGTCCACTCTGAAGGTAAATTTGGCTTCTCGGTACAACGAGATATCTGGTTGAGTTTGGGTAAAAACTGGGATAATCTCTGGCCGAAAATTGGCTGGAAAAGCGGTAACAACTGGACTCGCTACCCCAACAGCTTCACTTGGGATTTAACCGCACCTAGAGGACATTTACCCCTGTCCAATCAACTGCGAGGAGTGCGAGTTATTGCTTCTCTATTTGCTCATCCTGCTTGGTCGAAGTGA
- the pds gene encoding 15-cis-phytoene desaturase, translating into MRVAIAGAGLAGLSCAKYLTDAGHTPIVLERRDVLGGLVAAWKDSDGDWYETGLHAFFGAYPNMLQLLKELGIEDRLQWKEHTLIFNQPDKPGTLSRFDVPDIPSPFNIIASILRNNDMLTWEQKIRFAIGLLPAIVRGQKYVEEMDKYSFSDWLKRQGVGERVASDVFIAASKALTFINPDEVSSTILLTALNRFLQERYGSKIAFLDGSPTERLCQPIVDYITERGGEVRLNAPLKEILLNSDGTVKGFLLRGLNGEPDEVITADFYVSALSVDPLKVMLPEPWKQMEFFQKLEGLEGVPVINLHLWFDRKLTDIDHLLFSRSPLLSVYADMSNTCREYANPDRSMLELVLAPAKDWISKSDEEIVSATMVELEKLFPDHFSGDNPAKLLKSHVVKTPRSVYKATPGRQQYRPPQQTPIANFFLSGSYTMQRYLGSMEGAVLSGKLTAQAICESLPEANTSNLQTLSRPPATNAATA; encoded by the coding sequence ATGCGAGTAGCGATCGCTGGCGCTGGTCTAGCAGGACTTTCCTGCGCGAAATATCTCACGGATGCAGGTCACACTCCCATTGTCCTAGAGCGTCGGGATGTATTGGGTGGTCTTGTGGCGGCGTGGAAAGACTCTGACGGCGACTGGTACGAAACCGGGTTACACGCCTTCTTTGGGGCATATCCCAATATGCTGCAATTGCTCAAGGAGTTAGGCATCGAAGACCGACTCCAATGGAAAGAGCATACATTGATTTTTAACCAACCCGATAAACCCGGAACACTCTCCCGGTTCGATGTTCCTGACATTCCCTCCCCGTTTAACATCATTGCCTCGATTCTGCGCAACAACGATATGTTGACCTGGGAGCAGAAAATTAGGTTCGCCATTGGCTTGCTTCCCGCCATCGTTCGGGGTCAAAAGTATGTTGAGGAGATGGACAAATACAGCTTCTCAGATTGGTTGAAAAGACAAGGTGTAGGCGAGAGGGTAGCTAGTGACGTATTTATTGCTGCTTCCAAAGCACTCACCTTTATCAACCCTGATGAAGTTTCCTCGACAATTTTATTAACAGCCCTCAATCGCTTTCTGCAAGAGCGATACGGCTCCAAAATAGCCTTTTTAGATGGCTCTCCCACAGAAAGGCTGTGCCAACCCATCGTCGATTACATCACCGAACGGGGTGGTGAAGTCCGACTGAATGCGCCTCTCAAGGAAATTTTGCTCAACTCGGATGGTACAGTAAAAGGGTTCTTGCTACGCGGATTAAATGGAGAACCAGATGAAGTGATTACAGCAGACTTTTACGTATCAGCTCTATCAGTTGACCCGTTGAAAGTCATGTTGCCAGAACCTTGGAAGCAAATGGAATTTTTCCAGAAGCTCGAAGGACTAGAAGGCGTGCCAGTAATTAACCTCCATCTTTGGTTTGATCGCAAATTAACAGATATTGATCACCTGTTATTCTCGCGATCGCCCCTCCTCAGCGTTTATGCTGATATGAGCAACACTTGCCGCGAATATGCTAATCCCGACCGCTCAATGCTGGAATTAGTTCTAGCTCCCGCTAAAGATTGGATTAGCAAATCTGATGAAGAAATTGTTTCTGCGACTATGGTCGAGTTAGAAAAACTCTTTCCCGACCACTTTAGCGGAGATAACCCAGCAAAATTGCTCAAATCTCATGTTGTGAAAACGCCCCGTTCAGTTTACAAAGCGACTCCTGGTCGCCAACAGTACCGTCCACCCCAACAAACTCCCATAGCCAACTTCTTTTTGAGTGGGAGTTACACCATGCAACGCTACTTAGGCAGTATGGAAGGGGCCGTACTTTCTGGTAAGCTAACAGCGCAGGCGATTTGTGAATCGCTGCCAGAGGCCAACACCTCAAACCTGCAAACGCTATCCCGACCGCCTGCAACGAATGCTGCAACTGCCTGA